One stretch of Patescibacteria group bacterium DNA includes these proteins:
- a CDS encoding SDR family NAD(P)-dependent oxidoreductase produces MPNKTISEIFDLSGQTAVVTGGAMGIGYGIVKRLFEAGANVVIADIDKKVGEEKVKVLAGGENKAVFIKTDVSSEKEVKNLAAKTVKEFGGLDIFVNNAGIFPNKLVLDMDLALWEKIQAINLRGVFLCCREAGQVMVKAGKGNIVNIASIDALHPSQPGLAAYDASKHGVWGFTKNFALETAKKGIRVNAIAPGGINTEGVQKMNAGGDGANQQEVIKQFTQRIPLGRFGEPDEIALAVLFLATDASSYMTGAMIVVDGGFLLT; encoded by the coding sequence ATGCCGAATAAAACCATAAGCGAAATATTTGATTTAAGCGGGCAGACCGCGGTTGTAACCGGCGGGGCCATGGGCATTGGCTATGGGATTGTTAAACGGCTTTTTGAGGCCGGAGCGAATGTGGTTATCGCCGATATTGATAAAAAAGTCGGGGAGGAAAAAGTTAAGGTTTTGGCCGGAGGAGAAAATAAAGCTGTTTTTATTAAAACCGATGTGAGTTCGGAAAAGGAGGTAAAGAATTTAGCAGCTAAAACCGTAAAGGAGTTTGGCGGATTGGATATTTTTGTTAATAACGCCGGCATTTTTCCCAATAAGTTAGTTTTAGATATGGATTTGGCGCTTTGGGAAAAAATTCAGGCCATTAATCTGCGCGGAGTTTTTCTCTGCTGCCGCGAAGCCGGCCAAGTAATGGTAAAAGCTGGCAAGGGCAATATTGTTAATATCGCTTCCATTGACGCTCTTCATCCCAGCCAGCCGGGTTTGGCCGCATATGACGCTTCCAAACACGGAGTCTGGGGCTTTACCAAAAATTTTGCTTTGGAAACAGCCAAAAAAGGGATTCGGGTTAATGCCATTGCCCCGGGCGGGATTAATACCGAGGGCGTACAGAAAATGAACGCCGGCGGAGATGGCGCCAATCAGCAGGAAGTTATAAAGCAATTTACCCAAAGAATTCCTTTGGGACGGTTTGGCGAGCCGGATGAAATCGCCCTGGCCGTTTTATTTTTAGCAACTGACGCTTCTTCTTATATGACCGGAGCCATGATTGTGGTGGACGGCGGGTTTTTACTGACTTAG
- the trxA gene encoding thioredoxin — MERVFNDENFQKEVIEASGEKPVLVDFFAVWCGPCQIQGPIVDEVAEEMEGKAVVGKINTEEAPETSSKYGIMSIPTIILFKDGQAKETLNGLQSKEALAEVIEKYL; from the coding sequence ATGGAGAGAGTTTTTAATGATGAAAATTTTCAAAAAGAAGTTATTGAAGCTTCGGGGGAAAAACCGGTTTTGGTTGATTTTTTTGCTGTTTGGTGCGGTCCCTGTCAGATTCAGGGCCCGATAGTTGATGAAGTGGCGGAAGAAATGGAAGGGAAGGCGGTGGTAGGGAAAATTAATACAGAAGAAGCTCCGGAAACTTCAAGCAAATATGGGATTATGAGCATTCCGACCATTATTTTATTTAAAGACGGACAAGCCAAGGAGACTTTGAACGGTTTGCAATCCAAAGAAGCTTTAGCGGAAGTTATTGA